The following proteins come from a genomic window of Nostoc sp. TCL26-01:
- the nifX gene encoding nitrogen fixation protein NifX, with protein MKIAFTTSDRVHVNSHFGSAKEIDVYEINAEGYQFLETLKFESDLKQDGNEDKLAPKLEALGDCAIVYVVAIGGTAAAKLIKKGVTPVKARSEEEKISEILNKLVETLKGNPPPWLRKALQPKTTNFADEIEDEAVV; from the coding sequence ATGAAAATTGCCTTCACCACCAGCGACCGAGTTCATGTTAATTCTCACTTTGGATCGGCAAAAGAAATTGATGTTTATGAAATCAATGCTGAAGGATATCAATTCTTAGAAACATTGAAATTTGAGAGCGATTTAAAACAGGATGGAAATGAGGATAAACTCGCGCCAAAACTAGAAGCATTGGGTGATTGTGCCATTGTTTATGTTGTGGCTATTGGTGGGACTGCGGCTGCTAAATTAATCAAAAAAGGTGTGACTCCCGTAAAGGCGCGATCAGAGGAAGAAAAAATTAGTGAAATCCTCAATAAATTAGTCGAAACCTTGAAAGGAAATCCCCCACCTTGGTTGCGGAAAGCCTTGCAACCAAAAACCACAAATTTTGCTGATGAAATTGAGGACGAAGCAGTAGTATGA
- a CDS encoding NifX-associated nitrogen fixation protein produces MSPENNLNGTADSVVATSPFLKTLVLQIRGQDAYGVYRSWADDLLLKAFVVTKQKKREISIEGEVDAVTQARIMSFFRAVAARIEQETGLISQVVIDLSHEGFGWALVFSGRLLLTVKTLRDAHRFGFESLEKLAEEGEKFVEKGLDLAKRYKEVSKL; encoded by the coding sequence ATGAGTCCAGAAAATAATTTAAACGGCACTGCTGATAGTGTAGTTGCCACCTCACCATTTTTAAAAACATTAGTCTTACAAATCCGGGGACAAGATGCTTATGGAGTTTACCGGAGTTGGGCTGATGATTTACTTCTCAAAGCTTTCGTTGTCACCAAACAAAAGAAACGGGAAATTTCGATTGAAGGTGAAGTTGACGCAGTAACTCAAGCCCGAATTATGTCATTTTTCCGGGCTGTAGCTGCCAGAATTGAACAAGAAACAGGCTTAATTTCTCAAGTTGTGATTGATTTAAGCCATGAAGGTTTTGGTTGGGCGCTAGTTTTTTCTGGTCGTCTTTTACTCACTGTCAAAACCTTACGAGATGCACATCGCTTTGGTTTTGAATCTCTAGAAAAGCTAGCAGAAGAAGGCGAGAAATTTGTTGAGAAAGGACTTGATTTAGCTAAACGCTATAAAGAAGTGAGCAAACTGTAA
- a CDS encoding iron-sulfur cluster assembly accessory protein, translating into MTVTLTEKAEFRLRAFLQGSATDTEETKKGIRVSVKDGGCNGYEYAMDITSKPQPDDLVIPQGKVLVYVDAKSAPLLEGIVIDFVEGVVESGFKFTNPNATSTCGCGKSFQAGDCSPEGVPCS; encoded by the coding sequence ATGACTGTCACTTTAACAGAAAAAGCAGAATTTCGTCTGCGAGCATTCTTACAAGGTTCCGCAACTGACACAGAAGAGACAAAAAAAGGTATCCGCGTCTCTGTCAAAGATGGTGGTTGTAATGGCTACGAATATGCAATGGATATCACCAGCAAACCGCAGCCAGATGATTTAGTAATTCCTCAAGGTAAGGTGTTAGTTTACGTCGATGCTAAAAGCGCACCTCTTTTAGAAGGAATTGTCATCGATTTTGTCGAAGGGGTAGTAGAAAGTGGTTTTAAATTCACTAACCCCAACGCCACTAGTACCTGCGGTTGTGGAAAATCTTTCCAAGCAGGTGACTGTTCACCCGAAGGTGTACCTTGCAGTTAA
- a CDS encoding FeoA family protein has product MFTPFSVTGSSLDLLKTGDRGIVKFCKIQDKTIIKKFSSLGLTTGTTITVEQHFPTLIVKVGSILLEIDKELARAIYVRII; this is encoded by the coding sequence ATGTTTACTCCTTTTAGCGTAACTGGTAGCTCATTGGATTTGCTAAAAACAGGCGATCGCGGTATAGTCAAGTTCTGTAAGATTCAAGATAAAACTATTATCAAAAAATTCTCATCACTAGGTTTAACAACAGGCACGACTATCACTGTAGAACAGCATTTCCCTACTTTAATTGTTAAAGTGGGTAGTATTTTATTAGAAATAGATAAAGAATTGGCACGGGCTATTTATGTGCGGATAATTTAA
- a CDS encoding HAD-IC family P-type ATPase, with product MMQAVIAPGKQQPTVWHALDIPEAIANLKTDAEMGLNSAQAKQLFTSVGANELTARKTQPWWLKFLLQFNQPLLIILLFAGLVKALSGSLVNAGVIWGVTTTNAIIGFIQESKAESAIAALAQAITTEATIIRDGQKIRVPSRELVPGDVVLLTSGDKVPADLRLIQVRNLQIDESALTGESVAIEKDPQVLQPDTGLAERKNMAYAGGFVTFGQGTGIVVATGNHTETGRISQLMEQHTDISTPLTRKFNKFSQNWLYMVLGLATLCFAVGLSSRGFQEALEAAVTLTVSAIPEGLPAVVTVTLAIGVSRMARRNAIIRKLPAVETLGSATVICSDKTGTLTENQMTVQAIYAGGHQYTVSGVGYAPDGEILIDDQPIDLNSAQGLQECLVAGLLCNDSHLETKNGRWVVMGDPTEGALITSANKAGLSQPTLAREMPRVDSIPFESDYQYMATLHTTPVGKTIYVKGSVESILQRCHQILDSDGKSQLGEAWRTTIEREVNIMARQGLRVLALAKKSVSDRQNGIDHADIADGLIFLGLQGMIDPPRESAIKAVQACQSAGIQVKMITGDHAITAQAIARRMGINKNGSVLAFTGAELAKMDQTELAQVAEEGVVFARVAPEQKLRLVEALQSKGEVVAMTGDGVNDAPALKQADIGIAMGGAGTEVAKEASDMLLTDDNFASIEAAIEEGRAVYKNLLKAICFILPVNGGESMTILISTLFARDLPILSLQVLWLNMLNSITMTVPLAFEPKAQNVMQQAPRHPNEPLLSGSRIKRILAISLFNWIVIFGVFEYIRQTTGNIDLARTMAINSLIAGRIFYLLSISQLIPNLIAKMDGTIKENVDIPAIAFGIIGAIVLQIIFAHVPLINDVFETAPLSLQQWLFCLGVGSPMIVWATIVNRFDPPN from the coding sequence ATGATGCAAGCTGTAATTGCACCAGGAAAACAACAGCCGACAGTTTGGCACGCCTTAGATATACCAGAAGCGATCGCTAATCTGAAAACCGATGCAGAGATGGGTTTAAATAGCGCCCAAGCAAAACAGTTATTCACAAGTGTGGGAGCAAACGAACTCACCGCCAGGAAAACTCAGCCTTGGTGGTTAAAGTTTCTGCTGCAATTCAACCAGCCATTGTTAATTATTTTGTTGTTTGCAGGTTTGGTGAAAGCGTTGAGTGGTAGCTTGGTGAATGCTGGGGTAATTTGGGGTGTGACTACCACCAATGCCATAATCGGATTTATCCAAGAATCAAAAGCCGAAAGTGCGATCGCTGCCTTAGCCCAAGCCATCACCACAGAGGCTACTATTATTCGGGATGGGCAAAAAATCCGCGTCCCCTCACGAGAATTAGTCCCTGGGGATGTGGTGCTGCTGACTTCTGGCGATAAAGTACCCGCAGACTTACGCTTAATTCAAGTGCGGAACCTGCAAATTGATGAATCTGCCTTGACTGGTGAATCTGTCGCCATAGAAAAAGATCCCCAAGTTTTACAGCCAGATACAGGATTAGCAGAACGCAAAAACATGGCTTATGCGGGGGGTTTTGTCACCTTCGGACAAGGGACTGGGATTGTCGTCGCTACAGGAAATCATACCGAAACAGGACGAATTTCTCAGTTAATGGAGCAACATACAGATATTTCTACTCCTTTAACCCGAAAATTTAATAAATTTAGTCAAAATTGGCTATACATGGTGTTGGGATTAGCAACCCTGTGTTTTGCTGTCGGTTTAAGCTCTAGAGGTTTTCAAGAAGCCTTAGAAGCAGCAGTCACGTTAACGGTTAGTGCTATTCCCGAAGGTTTACCAGCCGTTGTGACTGTGACTTTAGCGATTGGTGTTTCCCGCATGGCAAGGCGTAACGCCATTATTCGCAAATTACCGGCAGTGGAAACCTTGGGTAGTGCGACTGTGATTTGTTCTGATAAAACCGGAACTTTGACAGAAAACCAGATGACAGTACAAGCAATCTACGCCGGAGGACATCAATATACAGTTAGTGGTGTAGGTTACGCGCCCGATGGAGAAATTTTAATAGATGATCAACCAATTGATTTAAACAGCGCTCAAGGTTTGCAGGAATGTCTCGTTGCTGGCTTGCTGTGTAACGATTCTCATTTAGAAACAAAGAATGGTAGATGGGTGGTGATGGGAGATCCCACCGAAGGGGCGTTAATTACATCAGCGAATAAAGCAGGTTTGAGTCAGCCTACTTTAGCAAGAGAAATGCCGAGAGTTGATAGTATTCCCTTTGAGTCTGACTATCAATATATGGCAACCCTGCATACCACACCAGTCGGTAAGACTATCTATGTTAAAGGTTCAGTAGAATCAATTCTTCAGCGCTGTCACCAGATATTAGATAGTGATGGAAAATCCCAACTGGGCGAAGCGTGGCGCACAACCATTGAACGAGAAGTGAATATCATGGCGCGCCAAGGCTTGCGGGTATTGGCGTTGGCGAAAAAGTCAGTCAGCGATCGCCAAAATGGTATAGATCATGCAGATATAGCTGATGGGTTAATTTTCTTAGGATTGCAGGGCATGATCGATCCGCCGCGTGAGAGTGCGATTAAAGCCGTACAAGCTTGTCAATCAGCCGGAATTCAGGTGAAGATGATCACAGGCGATCATGCGATCACAGCTCAGGCGATCGCTCGTCGTATGGGTATCAATAAAAATGGTTCAGTTCTCGCTTTCACTGGTGCAGAACTAGCCAAAATGGATCAAACAGAACTAGCCCAAGTTGCTGAAGAAGGAGTAGTTTTTGCCCGTGTTGCACCAGAACAAAAGCTGCGTCTAGTCGAAGCCTTGCAATCCAAAGGTGAAGTAGTCGCCATGACAGGGGATGGTGTCAACGATGCACCCGCCTTAAAACAAGCAGACATAGGGATTGCTATGGGTGGCGCGGGTACAGAAGTCGCCAAAGAAGCATCAGATATGTTGCTAACTGATGATAACTTTGCTTCCATTGAAGCAGCAATTGAGGAAGGACGAGCAGTTTATAAAAACCTGTTGAAAGCAATTTGCTTTATTCTCCCTGTTAATGGTGGGGAGTCAATGACAATTTTAATTAGTACATTATTTGCCAGAGATTTACCGATTTTATCCCTACAAGTCCTCTGGTTAAATATGCTAAATTCCATCACTATGACCGTGCCTTTAGCCTTTGAGCCGAAAGCACAAAACGTCATGCAGCAAGCGCCCCGTCATCCCAATGAACCCTTACTATCAGGCAGTCGCATCAAACGGATCTTAGCAATTTCATTATTTAACTGGATTGTCATCTTTGGTGTTTTTGAATATATCCGCCAAACAACAGGTAACATTGATTTAGCCAGAACAATGGCGATTAACTCCCTCATTGCTGGACGGATATTTTATCTCTTGAGTATTAGTCAATTAATTCCCAATTTAATCGCCAAAATGGACGGCACAATTAAAGAGAATGTTGATATTCCCGCCATCGCATTTGGCATTATCGGTGCGATCGTTTTACAAATTATCTTTGCCCATGTGCCATTAATTAATGACGTGTTTGAGACAGCACCTTTGAGTTTACAGCAGTGGTTGTTTTGTTTAGGGGTAGGTTCACCAATGATTGTATGGGCTACAATTGTGAATCGTTTTGATCCACCAAATTAA
- a CDS encoding pentapeptide repeat-containing protein, with protein sequence MNSDRLNFCNQNLQNRSFTGLQLNDANFSGADLRGCDFRHAQLQRVNFVKAKFGQSPRVFISLLITALIVGLIVFTAISEMGFGVLGNTPELPAWNYTQALVISLLISGISASFRRVFPAQPILEKIITILSGIASAALMGFYYGGIFYNKNPQAAVISALIASMITAILCLTFQNGWIRVIIAVAGFICNYSLAFLISSVAFAYLSIQHYIIGGFWGILTLILLALTMRSLKLVIQEITKTGITNFRGANLEDAKFDAEFKLNKVYFTGVIL encoded by the coding sequence ATGAATAGCGATCGCCTGAATTTCTGTAATCAAAATTTGCAAAATCGCTCATTTACCGGACTCCAACTTAATGACGCAAATTTTAGTGGTGCTGATTTACGAGGATGTGATTTTCGTCATGCACAATTACAAAGAGTTAATTTTGTGAAAGCTAAATTTGGTCAATCACCCAGAGTTTTTATCAGTTTGTTAATCACTGCATTGATAGTTGGATTGATAGTTTTTACAGCAATTAGTGAAATGGGATTTGGTGTACTAGGCAATACTCCAGAACTACCCGCATGGAACTACACTCAAGCTTTAGTTATTAGCTTGCTAATTTCTGGAATCAGTGCAAGTTTCAGGAGAGTTTTTCCAGCGCAGCCAATTTTAGAAAAGATCATCACAATTTTATCAGGAATAGCCTCAGCCGCATTAATGGGTTTTTATTATGGTGGGATTTTTTATAATAAGAATCCCCAGGCTGCTGTAATTTCAGCATTGATTGCATCTATGATCACAGCAATTTTATGTTTGACTTTTCAGAATGGTTGGATACGGGTAATTATTGCAGTTGCAGGTTTTATATGTAATTATAGTTTAGCTTTTTTAATTAGTAGTGTAGCTTTTGCATATCTCAGTATCCAACATTATATTATCGGTGGTTTTTGGGGGATATTGACTTTGATTTTACTGGCTTTGACAATGCGATCGCTAAAATTAGTGATTCAAGAAATCACGAAAACTGGTATTACCAATTTTAGAGGTGCAAATTTAGAGGATGCTAAATTCGACGCAGAGTTTAAGTTAAATAAAGTTTATTTCACAGGTGTAATATTATGA
- a CDS encoding HesA/MoeB/ThiF family protein — translation MIDLTPTELERYSRQMMLPNFGEAAQKRLKSATVLVTGVGGLGGTAALYLAVAGVGRLILVRGGDLRLDDMNRQILMSDDWVGKPRVFKAKETLQAINPDIQIEAVHDYITPENVDSLVQSADMALDCAHNFTERNLLNEACVRWRKPMVEAAMDGMEAYLTTIIPGVTPCLSCLFPEKPEWDRRGFSVLGAVSGTLACLTALEAIKLITGFSQPLLSQLLTIDMNRMEFAKRRSYRDRSCPVCGNNAPWRYNQPNSMEPSSNCTHG, via the coding sequence GTGATAGACCTAACGCCTACCGAGTTAGAACGTTATAGTCGCCAAATGATGCTTCCTAATTTTGGCGAAGCAGCTCAAAAGCGCCTAAAGTCAGCAACGGTTTTAGTGACAGGAGTGGGGGGATTAGGTGGTACGGCGGCGCTTTACTTAGCAGTAGCAGGCGTTGGGCGACTAATCCTAGTCCGGGGTGGTGATTTGCGACTTGATGATATGAATCGTCAGATTCTCATGAGTGATGATTGGGTAGGTAAACCAAGGGTATTTAAAGCGAAAGAAACCCTACAGGCTATCAATCCTGATATCCAAATAGAAGCAGTCCACGATTACATTACCCCAGAAAACGTAGATTCACTAGTGCAATCTGCTGATATGGCGCTAGACTGCGCCCACAATTTTACAGAACGTAATTTGCTGAATGAGGCTTGTGTGCGCTGGCGGAAGCCAATGGTGGAGGCGGCGATGGATGGGATGGAAGCTTATCTAACAACGATTATTCCTGGTGTGACTCCTTGCTTATCTTGTCTGTTTCCCGAAAAGCCGGAATGGGATCGTCGTGGTTTTTCTGTTCTCGGTGCTGTCTCTGGAACCCTGGCTTGTTTGACAGCCTTGGAAGCGATTAAGTTAATCACTGGCTTTAGTCAGCCTCTACTTTCACAATTGCTGACAATAGACATGAATCGGATGGAATTTGCTAAACGTCGTTCATACCGCGATCGCTCTTGTCCAGTATGCGGCAATAATGCACCCTGGCGATACAACCAGCCTAATTCTATGGAACCCAGTAGTAATTGCACACATGGTTAG
- the nifW gene encoding nitrogenase-stabilizing/protective protein NifW has product MTKTIEDFKKIVDAEEYFQFFELPYDQKLVNVNRLHILKKFAQLISEIDTNYPNLSVEEKLTQYSLALQQAYEVFLESSPQEQKLFKVFNDKPKNVITLTELSSD; this is encoded by the coding sequence ATGACTAAGACTATCGAAGACTTCAAGAAAATTGTAGATGCAGAAGAATATTTTCAATTCTTTGAACTACCTTATGACCAAAAACTTGTCAATGTTAATCGTTTGCATATTTTGAAAAAATTCGCTCAACTAATTAGCGAAATAGATACGAATTATCCTAATTTAAGTGTTGAGGAAAAGTTAACTCAATATTCTTTAGCTTTGCAACAAGCTTATGAGGTTTTTCTAGAGTCATCACCCCAAGAACAAAAGCTGTTCAAGGTGTTTAACGACAAGCCAAAAAATGTAATCACGCTGACAGAACTCTCGTCTGATTAA
- a CDS encoding CBS domain-containing protein: protein MKAKQIMTQDVTTIRGSATVAEAVRLLRLKGLRALIVEPRHSGDAYGIVTVADIAGKVVAYGKDPQRLHVYEIMSKPCIVVDPDLDVEYVARLLENTNVWCVPVIRGELLGIISVSDIVGKSDFIAKPKLVFLRKELHKAISDARGIAANYGSDSKRAIEAWDFVDEIEAEACFYGLPKPEKTSRELFSEQPQLVTAG, encoded by the coding sequence ATGAAAGCCAAACAAATTATGACTCAAGATGTAACTACTATTCGTGGTTCTGCCACAGTAGCAGAAGCAGTGAGATTATTAAGGCTGAAAGGACTGCGTGCTTTGATTGTTGAACCTCGTCACAGTGGGGATGCTTATGGTATTGTGACTGTGGCTGATATTGCAGGCAAGGTTGTTGCTTATGGTAAAGATCCTCAGAGACTTCATGTTTATGAAATTATGAGTAAACCTTGCATCGTTGTCGATCCTGATCTCGATGTAGAATATGTAGCCCGGTTATTAGAAAACACAAATGTGTGGTGTGTACCTGTAATTAGGGGTGAATTACTGGGCATAATTTCTGTGAGCGATATTGTTGGCAAGAGTGATTTTATTGCTAAACCAAAACTAGTATTTTTGCGCAAAGAATTACACAAGGCGATCTCAGATGCACGGGGAATTGCTGCTAACTATGGTTCAGATTCTAAAAGAGCGATTGAAGCTTGGGATTTCGTAGACGAGATTGAAGCTGAAGCTTGTTTTTATGGTTTACCAAAACCAGAAAAAACTTCACGAGAGCTATTTTCTGAACAACCACAACTTGTTACCGCAGGTTAA
- a CDS encoding phosphodiester glycosidase family protein: MKWLFFPKKTNYYWIISTIFLSLPILMYGWSHFIRPHRSETKQKLFPGIVYQRLIESNPRPVVIHTVTIDLTTPKIKPVVTPSIENSINNTIDHETKARTTVEFVQEFPVQLAINGSYFYPFSEVTPWSYYPHSGDKTNTVGQTIANGKIYARKKSNWYVLCFTNKSQAQIPGGEECPKNTTQGIAGDDILIFQNKPKNPANFYNEKPYPRVVVATDKLGKKLWLILVDGKQPLYSEGMTKTELTQFLTKLGVYSAINLDGGGSTTLVVANPENQGKPKVLNAPIHTKIPMRSRPVANHLGFYTDFYSKIE, encoded by the coding sequence ATGAAATGGCTATTTTTTCCTAAAAAAACTAACTATTACTGGATTATCAGCACTATTTTTTTATCTTTACCCATATTAATGTATGGTTGGAGTCATTTTATTCGTCCACACCGCAGCGAAACAAAACAAAAATTATTTCCTGGGATTGTTTATCAACGTCTGATAGAATCAAATCCCCGTCCAGTAGTGATTCATACTGTTACCATTGATTTAACGACACCAAAAATTAAACCAGTAGTAACTCCCAGTATTGAAAATTCAATCAACAATACCATTGATCATGAAACTAAAGCTAGAACCACAGTAGAATTTGTCCAAGAATTTCCAGTTCAACTGGCAATTAATGGCAGTTATTTTTATCCTTTTAGTGAAGTGACACCTTGGAGTTATTATCCTCATAGCGGAGATAAAACCAACACAGTAGGACAAACTATTGCTAATGGTAAAATCTATGCCCGTAAAAAATCAAACTGGTATGTTTTATGCTTTACTAACAAGAGTCAAGCTCAAATTCCCGGTGGTGAAGAGTGTCCAAAAAATACTACTCAAGGAATAGCCGGAGATGACATATTAATTTTTCAGAATAAACCCAAAAATCCGGCAAATTTCTACAACGAAAAACCATATCCCAGAGTTGTGGTAGCTACCGACAAACTAGGGAAAAAATTATGGTTAATTTTAGTGGATGGCAAGCAACCACTATATAGTGAAGGCATGACTAAAACTGAATTAACACAATTTTTGACAAAATTAGGAGTCTATTCAGCCATAAATCTTGATGGCGGAGGTTCTACCACCTTAGTAGTTGCAAATCCAGAAAATCAAGGTAAGCCAAAAGTTTTAAATGCACCAATCCATACTAAGATACCAATGCGTTCTCGCCCAGTTGCTAATCATTTAGGATTTTATACTGATTTTTACTCAAAAATTGAGTGA
- a CDS encoding 2Fe-2S iron-sulfur cluster-binding protein, with translation MASYQVRLINKKEDLDTTIEIDEETTILEGAEEHGIELPFSCHSGSCSSCVGKVVEGEVDQSDQIFLDDEQMGKGFALLCVTYPRSNCTIKTHQEPYLA, from the coding sequence ATGGCTAGCTATCAAGTTAGATTGATTAACAAAAAAGAAGACCTCGATACCACAATTGAGATCGACGAAGAGACAACAATTTTGGAAGGGGCTGAAGAACATGGTATCGAATTACCTTTCTCTTGTCATTCTGGTTCTTGTTCTAGCTGTGTAGGTAAGGTTGTAGAAGGCGAAGTTGATCAATCTGATCAAATTTTCTTAGATGATGAGCAAATGGGTAAAGGATTTGCTCTACTTTGTGTTACCTACCCTCGTTCCAACTGCACAATTAAGACACATCAAGAACCATATCTTGCTTAA
- a CDS encoding ankyrin repeat domain-containing protein, producing the protein MNLQSQQNMSTATSKWLITRGYDPENLNQRGENGDTALIKATREGVYPVVQELIDLGADVNAKNNDNNNALWFACFGDRYDLINLLLGSGININNQNDNGATVLMYAASAGKMEVVKLLLQYKPNLDLRNLDDFKAIDFASNVEVLMILKNARK; encoded by the coding sequence ATGAACTTACAGAGTCAGCAAAATATGAGTACAGCAACTAGTAAATGGTTAATTACTAGAGGCTATGATCCTGAGAATTTAAATCAAAGAGGAGAAAATGGTGATACGGCTTTAATCAAAGCCACACGAGAAGGTGTTTATCCGGTTGTGCAAGAACTCATTGATTTGGGTGCAGATGTCAATGCGAAGAACAATGATAATAATAATGCTCTCTGGTTTGCTTGTTTTGGCGATCGCTATGATTTAATCAATTTGTTGCTAGGCTCTGGCATTAATATCAATAACCAAAATGATAATGGTGCAACTGTATTAATGTATGCAGCATCAGCAGGTAAAATGGAGGTTGTTAAATTATTACTACAATATAAGCCTAATTTAGATTTAAGAAATTTGGATGACTTTAAAGCCATAGATTTTGCCAGCAATGTGGAAGTTTTAATGATATTAAAAAATGCCAGAAAATGA
- a CDS encoding CCE_0567 family metalloprotein: MQVEETSIEALKTKIKRLNSQAGQMKMDLHDLAEGLPTDYTKIMDVAAATFEIYRQLDELKQRLKQLENVK, encoded by the coding sequence ATGCAAGTAGAAGAAACGAGTATTGAGGCACTTAAAACCAAAATCAAACGCCTCAACAGTCAAGCTGGGCAAATGAAAATGGATCTGCATGATTTAGCAGAGGGTTTGCCGACAGATTACACAAAAATTATGGATGTTGCGGCGGCAACTTTTGAAATTTATCGTCAGCTTGACGAACTTAAGCAACGGCTCAAGCAATTGGAGAATGTTAAATGA
- a CDS encoding molybdopterin-binding protein, translating to MEVSARNFLKTTVKKVVAGSVNTEVTLELAPGVEIVSIITKSSADKLELAEGKQAYALIKSSDVIVAID from the coding sequence ATGGAAGTTAGCGCTCGCAATTTTTTGAAAACCACAGTGAAAAAGGTTGTTGCTGGTTCAGTTAACACAGAAGTAACTTTAGAACTAGCACCTGGGGTAGAGATAGTTTCCATTATTACCAAATCATCTGCTGACAAGTTAGAACTTGCTGAGGGTAAACAAGCTTATGCCTTGATTAAATCCTCGGATGTCATAGTCGCCATTGATTAA